Proteins co-encoded in one Stomoxys calcitrans chromosome 5, idStoCalc2.1, whole genome shotgun sequence genomic window:
- the LOC106090072 gene encoding uncharacterized protein LOC106090072 codes for MKLYIFLSVCFAAALADVSHVVHNQHHTTPEPSGPPNPYVFSYQAGRAPGHVDRQHTEVSDGTGVVRGAFSYVDPKNQVRTVQYVADENGFHPQLSHQLEDSEAVKAAKQKHMQLYNRIAQEHAAGVHHPEVPLTGPNQSEAVVRATNKHLSAFERIAAEHAAIGAQQEAERLQLAAQGHGDEEDGQYHPERY; via the exons ATGAAACTCTAT ATCTTCCTAAGCGTGTGCTTTGCTGCAGCCTTGGCCGATGTGTCGCATGTCGTTCATAATCAACATCATACTACCCCAGAGCCATCCGGCCCTCCCAATCCATATGTCTTCAGTTATCAGGCAGGTCGCGCTCCCGGACATGTCGACCGTCAACATACCGAGGTCTCCGATGGTACGGGCGTCGTTCGTGGTGCCTTCTCCTACGTGGATCCCAAGAATCAAGTGCGCACTGTGCAATATGTGGCCGATGAGAATGGCTTCCATCCTCAGTTGAGCCATCAGTTGGAGGACAGTGAAGCTGTAAAGGCAGCAAAACAAAAGCATATGCAATTGTACAATCGCATTGCCCAAGAGCATGCCGCTGGAGTGCATCACCCCGAG GTTCCCCTCACTGGCCCCAATCAAAGTGAAGCCGTGGTTCGCGCCACCAACAAACATTTGAGCGCTTTTGAACGCATTGCCGCCGAACATGCTGCCATTGGCGCCCAACAAGAGGCCGAACGTTTGCAATTGGCCGCTCAAGGTCATGGCGATGAAGAAGACGGCCAATACCATCCAGAGCGTTATTAA